In Rattus norvegicus strain BN/NHsdMcwi chromosome 1, GRCr8, whole genome shotgun sequence, a genomic segment contains:
- the LOC102550534 gene encoding ubiquitin-like FUBI-ribosomal protein eS30 fusion protein, producing MQLFVRAQELHTLEVTSQETVAQIKAHVASLEGIAPEDQVVLLAGSPLEDEATLGQCGVEALTTLEVAGRMLGGKVHGSLARAGKVRGQTPKVAKQEKRKKKTGRAKRRMQYN from the coding sequence ATGCAGCTCTTTGTCCGCGCCCAGGAACTACACACCCTCGAGGTGACCAGCCAGGAGACGGTCGCCCAGATCAAAGCTCATGTGGCCTCACTGGAAGGCATTGCCCCGGAAGATCAAGTCGTGCTTCTGGCAGGCTCGCCACTGGAGGATGAGGCCACCCTAGGCCAGTGTGGTGTAGAGGCCCTGACCACTCTGGAGGTAGCCGGCCGCATGCTGGGAGGTAAAGTTCATGGTTCTCTGGCTCGTGCTGGGAAAGTGAGAGGTCAGACTCCCAAGGTGGCcaaacaggaaaagaggaagaagaagactgGTCGGGCCAAGAGGCGAATGCAGTACAACTGA